Proteins from one Palaemon carinicauda isolate YSFRI2023 chromosome 44, ASM3689809v2, whole genome shotgun sequence genomic window:
- the LOC137634276 gene encoding uncharacterized protein, producing MQSRETMVTVAEHATKKRQEVRSKYWEGFLRDISFSKSLRQIWDGVNKVRGVKRKTNAHPNAREKAEALAAKWSYASNLDSLPRDIQESLRKLQKQRRRLVCMQKNLMDDTCIPFTREEMLNSVKKGKSTAPGKDGITYNIINCLIAMEDSPLLALFNLSYSNGRLPIKWTIALMIPVPKGNNDYRPISLTSCLSKTMERMVLNRLLYKVDGLLSPNLYGFLRNKSTSDCVLKSLSTAGVNCRMFLDLKGAFDKANKDVILECLVKKGIKGKLLMWISQYLSNRRGTVMFQGYESTEKYFELGTPQGGVLSPMIFNILMDEIASYKFHGNSQVIIYADDILIQCKSEETLSIVLTEMSDLCISLGLVVNESKTKYQSRIVSDKEFWLNGVKLERVTIYKYLGMYIGFGKIMDQITYVKNICTSRLKPLRVLSNRGNGVGIPILRSVYLATIRSIIDYSAPVLCSFSDKDLRPLELLQNEAMRVILGCPRTARIEIMRMELNFPRVTQRIRELAVSSIIRLIRHNDRHFKIIINRYVKGVPGFFTLNEYSRKLCKILNDYNVFDFCVPLPSSRLIKPWITEKVDISIEQLDLRKRDSNPLELKQLFLEKISRYPKDTAIHAYCDGSVTGCRAGLGVVIREFFEFGYSTEERISKRIGDHSSSTTAELFAIYECLKFGMHKEKSIICFVDSQSALLALNAKLPSDEEIVTKCNEYISVIKGSGYSVKFVWIPSHCGIYFNDVADELAKQGCNKESIDYATLVSMRKIKSHMARVREGWNIEIARAIMSNGSNSMSHYDYVSNNTRFTYGKSSAKYDGIVMRLKLGYKYYWEYKSGEGIPCKLCDAANSHTLQHYIMECSSLAEFRNLDDNFEQMVCFFINNNLYKNIANKFKKTDIRY from the coding sequence ATGCAATCCAGAGAAACAATGGTTACAGTGGCTGAACATGCTACAAAAAAGAGGCAAGAGGTTAGAAGTAAGTATTGGGAAGGTTTTTTACGCGACATCTCATTTTCAAAATCCCTACGTCAAATTTGGGATGGTGTCAATAAAGTAAGGGGGGTAAAAAGAAAGACAAATGCACATCCTAATGCCAGAGAAAAAGCAGAGGCATTAGCCGCCAAATGGTCGTATGCGTCGAACTTAGATTCTCTACCTCGAGATATACAGGAAAGCCTTAGGAAGTTACAGAAACAAAGACGTAGACTAGTTTGTATGCAGAAGAACTTAATGGATGACACCTGTATTCCTTTCACCAGGGAGGAAATGTTGAATAGTGTTAAGAAGGGGAAGTCAACAGCTCCAGGTAAAGATGGCATAACATACAATATTATAAACTGTCTTATAGCAATGGAGGACAGTCCTCTTTTAGCATTGTTCAATTTATCATACAGTAATGGTCGCTTACCTATTAAATGGACAATTGCCCTCATGATACCTGTACCTAAGGGAAATAATGATTACAGACCTATctcattgacttcttgtttatcaaaaactatgGAACGTATGGTTTTAAATAGGTTGTTGTATAAAGTTGACGGGCTCCTTTCTCCGAATCTTTATGGTTTTTTGAGGAACAAGAGTACCTCTGATTGTGTATTAAAAAGCCTTAGTACTGCTGGTGTCAACTGTAGAATGTTTTTAGATTTAAAGGGAGCCTTTGATAAAGCCAATAAGGATGTAATATTGGAGTGTCTTGTTAAAAAGGGTATAAAGGGCAAGCTACTGATGTGGATTTCACAATATTTGAGTAACAGAAGGGGAACTGTTATGTTTCAGGGTTACGAgtccactgaaaagtattttgaacttggtactccacaagggggtgtgcttagccccatgatttttaatatattgatgGACGAAATTGCAAGTTAtaaatttcatggaaattcacaagtAATCATTTATGCGGATGACATTCTCATACAATGCAAATCAGAGGAGACTTTGAGTATCGTGTTGACTGAAATGTCAGATCTTTGTATATCTTTAGGTCTTGTGGTAAATGAGAGTAAGACAAAATATCAATCACGAATAGTAAGTGATAAAGAATTCTGGCTGAATGGAGTAAAACTAGAAAGAgtaacaatttataaatatttgggtATGTATATTGGTTTTGGTAAAATAATGGATCAAATTACCTATGTGAAGAACATCTGTACATCTCGGCTTAAGCCATTACGTGTTTTGTCAAATCGTGGTAACGGTGTTGGTATTCCAATATTAAGGTCTGTATATCTTGCCACTATTAGAAGTATCATAGACTACTCGGCTCCAGTTTTATGTAGTTTTTCAGATAAAGATCTTCGCCCCTTGGAATTGTTGCAAAACGAAGCTATGAGGGTAATATTAGGTTGCCCTAGAACTGCAAGGATTGAAATAATGCGAATGGAGCTGAATTTCCCGCGTGTTACTCAAAGAATAAGAGAGTTGGCAGTCTCCTCAATTATAAGACTGATTAGACATAATGAtaggcatttcaaaattattataaatagatatgtgaaaGGCGTTCCAGGATTCTTCACACTGAATGAATATTCAcgaaagctttgtaaaatattgaatgactataaTGTTTTTGATTTCTGTGTACCTTTGCCAAGTTCACGTCTAATAAAACCTTGGATTACTGAGAAAGTAGATATAAGTATAGAGCAACTTGATTTGAGAAAAAGGGACAGCAATCCCCTTGAACTTAAACAGCTGTTTTTGGAAAAGATATCTCGATACCCAAAGGATACGGCGATTCATGCTTATTGTGATGGTTCTGTTACCGGATGTCGAGCTGGTCTTGGTGTTGTAATTAGAGAATTTTTTGAATTTGGTTATAGTACAGAGGAGAGAATATCTAAGCGTATTGGCGATCATAGCTCATCTACCACTGCTGAGCTGTTTGCCATATATGAGTGTTTGAAATTTGGAATGcataaagaaaaatctataatatGTTTTGTTGACAGTCAGAGTGCTCTTTTGGCTTTAAATGCCAAATTACCTTCAGATGAGGAAATAGTTACCAAATGCAACGAGTACATTTCTGTCATAAAAGGGTCAGGATACAGTGTAAAATTCGTCTGGATACCCTCACATTGTGGTATATATTTTAACGATGTTGCTGATGAATTAGCAAAACAGGGGTGCAATAAAGAATCTATAGATTACGCCACTTTAGTTAGTATGAGGAAAATAAAGTCACACATGGCAAGAGTAAGGGAAGGTTGGAATATTGAGATTGCTAGGGCAATCATGAGTAACGGCAGTAACAGTATGTCTCATTATGATTATGTAAGTAACAATACACGTTTTACTTATGGAAAGTCTTCAGCTAAATATGATGGAATTGTTATGAGACTTAAACTAGGCTataaatactattgggaatataagagtggagagggtatcccttgtaaattatgtgacgctgcaaactcacacacactgcagcattacattatggaatgtagttctttggcagaatttaggaatcttgatgataattttgaacaaatggtgtgttttttcattaataataatttgtacaagaatattgcaaataaatttaaaaaaactgatataaggtactaa